One Cellulomonas sp. NS3 genomic region harbors:
- the purS gene encoding phosphoribosylformylglycinamidine synthase subunit PurS, with the protein MGRVVVDVMPKPEILDPQGKAVAGALPRLGFAQFTSVRQGKRFELEFEGPVTDEVLAAAREAGEHVLSNPVIEDVVAVYAEDAAQVTA; encoded by the coding sequence GTGGGACGAGTCGTCGTCGATGTGATGCCGAAGCCCGAGATCCTGGACCCGCAGGGCAAGGCCGTCGCCGGTGCGCTGCCGCGGCTCGGCTTCGCGCAGTTCACCAGCGTGCGCCAGGGCAAGCGCTTCGAGCTCGAGTTCGAGGGGCCGGTGACCGACGAGGTGCTGGCCGCCGCGCGCGAGGCCGGTGAGCACGTGCTGTCCAACCCCGTGATCGAGGACGTCGTCGCGGTCTACGCGGAGGACGCCGCGCAGGTGACCGCCTGA
- a CDS encoding GNAT family N-acetyltransferase: protein MTLAGTRADLTTSLVDWDDADATRLRADQVAELAERYGADDVGSVMTAEGVVAMLLVRDGGEPVACGALRDVSATQGPGTVEIKRLYVVPARRGRGLSRLVMAELEARAHALGYGRLILETGVMQPEAIGLYLALGYDPIEAYGEYKDEPSSRCFGKALVPDDGGAETDVPRDEPSPRSPARLRPEVTLRFVDWDDADAVALRVAMYERTNARLYPSLREAVERRGGFAADDAAQGEGALTTVLAEIDGVPVGCATLRAAREGYPEGSGELKKVFVDESARGAGVARTMLQAVEDAARAHRLRQVVLMTGYRQPEAIRLYVSSGYRPILPLTPRDRINPHGLWFAKHLG from the coding sequence ATGACGCTCGCGGGCACCCGCGCGGACCTGACGACGTCGCTGGTCGACTGGGACGACGCCGACGCGACCCGGTTGCGCGCCGACCAGGTCGCCGAGCTCGCCGAGCGCTACGGCGCGGACGACGTCGGCTCGGTGATGACCGCCGAGGGCGTCGTCGCGATGCTGCTCGTGCGGGACGGCGGCGAGCCCGTCGCGTGCGGCGCGCTGCGGGACGTCTCCGCCACGCAGGGGCCGGGGACGGTCGAGATCAAGCGGCTGTACGTGGTGCCGGCCCGGCGTGGGCGCGGGCTGTCCCGCCTGGTCATGGCCGAGCTCGAGGCACGCGCCCACGCGCTCGGGTACGGCCGCCTGATCCTCGAGACGGGCGTGATGCAGCCCGAGGCGATCGGGCTGTACCTCGCGCTCGGGTACGACCCGATCGAGGCCTACGGCGAGTACAAGGACGAGCCGTCGTCCCGCTGCTTCGGCAAGGCCCTGGTGCCCGACGACGGCGGTGCGGAGACGGACGTCCCGCGCGACGAGCCGTCCCCGAGGTCGCCGGCCCGCCTGCGCCCGGAGGTCACGCTGCGCTTCGTCGACTGGGACGACGCGGACGCCGTCGCGCTGCGGGTCGCGATGTACGAGCGCACCAACGCGCGCCTCTACCCGTCGCTGCGCGAGGCGGTCGAGCGCCGCGGCGGCTTCGCGGCGGACGACGCCGCCCAGGGGGAGGGTGCGCTGACCACGGTGCTCGCGGAGATCGACGGCGTGCCCGTCGGCTGCGCGACGCTCCGGGCCGCCCGCGAGGGGTACCCCGAGGGGTCGGGCGAGCTCAAGAAGGTGTTCGTCGACGAGTCGGCCCGCGGCGCCGGCGTCGCGCGCACCATGCTGCAGGCCGTCGAGGACGCCGCCCGGGCCCACCGGCTGCGCCAGGTCGTGCTCATGACCGGCTACCGGCAGCCCGAGGCGATCCGGCTCTACGTGTCGAGCGGCTACCGGCCGATCCTGCCGCTCACGCCGCGCGACCGGATCAACCCGCACGGTCTCTGGTTCGCCAAGCACCTCGGTTGA
- a CDS encoding aminotransferase class V-fold PLP-dependent enzyme, which yields MSVITEATTCATTTPAPLDGILPVVGGDTQVPLLDGTSRTYANLDYAASAPALEAVAARVTEVLPLYASVHRGAGYLSQVSTALYEASRQTIARFVGARADDVAIITRNTTDALNLLAGVVPAGADGTPGRVLVLDVEHHANLLPWGQGPDRASTVVPIAGTVAETLEVLARELAAQPHALVALTGASNVTGEALPLDEVVRLAHAAGARVVVDGAQLVPHRGFDLAATGADYVAFSGHKTYAPFGAGALVGRRDWLDAGEPYLAGGGAVRDVRADRTVWQPAPARHEAGSPNVVGAIALAEACEVLAGLPAGALEAHEAALRARLVDGLATLDGVRVVRIWPDSGEPVGVVTFTVGEHDPGLVAAYLAAEHGIGVRDGRFCAHPLLQRLGAADGAIRASVGVGTPSEAVDRLVAGVAAFLAEGPGARYAVQDGCWVVAQDTRPLIPLHGLDGLAATAAACGPALD from the coding sequence ATGTCCGTGATCACCGAGGCCACCACCTGTGCGACGACGACGCCGGCGCCGCTGGACGGGATCCTGCCCGTCGTCGGCGGGGACACGCAGGTGCCGCTGCTCGACGGCACGAGCCGCACCTACGCCAACCTCGACTACGCGGCCAGCGCCCCCGCGCTCGAGGCCGTCGCGGCGCGCGTGACCGAGGTCCTGCCGCTGTACGCGTCCGTGCACCGCGGCGCCGGCTACCTGTCGCAGGTGTCCACCGCGCTGTACGAGGCGTCGCGCCAGACGATCGCGCGGTTCGTCGGCGCCCGCGCGGACGACGTCGCGATCATCACCCGGAACACGACCGACGCGCTCAACCTGCTCGCGGGCGTCGTCCCGGCCGGCGCCGACGGGACGCCGGGGCGGGTGCTCGTGCTGGACGTCGAGCACCACGCGAACCTGCTGCCGTGGGGCCAGGGCCCGGACCGCGCGTCGACCGTCGTGCCGATCGCCGGCACCGTCGCCGAGACGCTCGAGGTGCTCGCCCGCGAGCTCGCCGCGCAGCCGCACGCGCTCGTCGCGCTGACCGGGGCGTCGAACGTCACGGGGGAGGCGCTGCCGCTCGACGAGGTCGTGCGCCTCGCCCACGCCGCCGGCGCGCGGGTCGTGGTCGACGGCGCGCAGCTCGTCCCGCACCGCGGCTTCGACCTCGCCGCGACCGGGGCCGACTACGTCGCGTTCTCGGGGCACAAGACGTACGCGCCGTTCGGTGCGGGTGCGCTCGTCGGCCGGCGCGACTGGCTCGACGCGGGCGAGCCGTACCTCGCGGGCGGCGGCGCGGTGCGGGACGTGCGCGCAGACCGCACGGTCTGGCAGCCCGCACCGGCGCGGCACGAGGCCGGGTCGCCGAACGTCGTCGGCGCGATCGCGCTGGCCGAGGCCTGCGAGGTGCTCGCGGGGCTCCCCGCCGGGGCGCTCGAGGCGCATGAGGCAGCGCTGCGCGCCCGGCTCGTCGACGGCCTCGCGACGCTCGACGGCGTGCGGGTCGTGCGGATCTGGCCCGACTCCGGCGAGCCCGTCGGCGTCGTGACCTTCACGGTCGGGGAGCACGACCCGGGCCTCGTCGCCGCCTACCTCGCCGCCGAGCACGGCATCGGCGTGCGCGACGGCCGGTTCTGCGCCCACCCGTTGCTCCAGCGCCTCGGCGCGGCGGACGGCGCCATCCGCGCGTCGGTCGGCGTCGGCACGCCGTCGGAGGCGGTGGACCGGCTCGTCGCCGGGGTCGCGGCGTTCCTCGCCGAGGGCCCGGGTGCGCGCTACGCGGTGCAGGACGGCTGCTGGGTCGTCGCCCAGGACACGCGCCCGCTCATCCCGCTGCACGGGCTCGACGGCCTCGCGGCGACGGCCGCGGCGTGCGGTCCGGCGCTCGACTGA
- a CDS encoding O-succinylhomoserine sulfhydrylase has protein sequence MSARRTPGPFDWDDRSVDRSTLRPDTLAVRGGLVRTEFGETSEVLFLTQGYVYGSAGEAESAFAGDVDRFLYSRYSNPTVSTFEERLRLLDGAEAAYATATGMSAVFTALAALVRSGSRVVASRALFGSTVVILDDILAKWGVTTDYVDGHVLAQWEEALATPADVVFFETPSNPMQDLVDIAAVSRLAHDAGAVVVVDNVFATPVLSRPLEHGADVLVYSATKHIDGQGRVLGGAILGSEEYVHGPVQTLVRNTGPSLSPFNAWVLLKGLETLSLRVRHQTASALRVATWLEQHPGVAAVRYPYLPSHPQHELALRQQTGGGTVVTLDLAVPEGASVDDTKKATFGVLDALRIVDISNNLGDAKSIATHPATTTHRKLGAEGRARVGIGEATVRLSVGLEDVEDLVEDLAQALEPLAG, from the coding sequence GTGAGCGCCCGCCGCACGCCCGGACCGTTCGACTGGGACGACCGCTCGGTCGACCGCAGCACGCTGCGCCCCGACACGCTCGCCGTGCGGGGCGGGCTCGTGCGCACCGAGTTCGGCGAGACGTCCGAGGTCCTGTTCCTGACCCAGGGGTACGTGTACGGGTCGGCCGGCGAGGCGGAGTCGGCGTTCGCCGGCGACGTCGACCGGTTCCTGTACTCGCGCTACTCCAACCCGACGGTCTCGACGTTCGAGGAGCGCCTGCGCCTGCTCGACGGCGCCGAGGCGGCGTACGCCACCGCGACCGGCATGTCGGCGGTCTTCACGGCCCTCGCCGCGCTCGTCCGCTCGGGCTCGCGCGTCGTCGCGTCGCGCGCGCTGTTCGGGTCGACCGTCGTGATCCTCGACGACATCCTGGCGAAGTGGGGCGTGACCACCGACTACGTCGACGGGCACGTGCTCGCGCAGTGGGAGGAGGCGCTCGCGACGCCGGCCGACGTCGTGTTCTTCGAGACGCCGTCCAACCCGATGCAGGACCTCGTCGACATCGCCGCGGTCAGCCGCCTCGCGCACGACGCGGGCGCCGTCGTCGTCGTCGACAACGTGTTCGCGACGCCGGTCCTGTCCCGGCCGCTCGAGCACGGCGCCGACGTCCTCGTCTACTCCGCGACCAAGCACATCGACGGCCAGGGCCGGGTGCTCGGCGGCGCGATCCTCGGGTCCGAGGAGTACGTGCACGGCCCGGTGCAGACGCTCGTCCGGAACACCGGCCCGTCGCTCAGCCCGTTCAACGCGTGGGTCCTGCTCAAGGGCCTCGAGACGCTGTCGCTGCGGGTCCGCCACCAGACGGCGTCCGCCCTGCGCGTCGCGACGTGGCTCGAGCAGCACCCCGGCGTCGCGGCCGTGCGCTACCCCTACCTGCCCTCGCACCCGCAGCACGAGCTCGCGCTGCGCCAGCAGACCGGCGGCGGGACCGTCGTGACGCTCGACCTCGCGGTGCCCGAGGGCGCGTCGGTCGACGACACCAAGAAGGCCACGTTCGGTGTGCTCGACGCGCTGCGGATCGTCGACATCTCGAACAACCTCGGCGACGCCAAGTCGATCGCGACGCACCCCGCGACGACGACGCACCGCAAGCTCGGCGCCGAGGGCCGCGCCCGGGTCGGGATCGGCGAGGCGACGGTGCGCCTGTCGGTCGGGCTCGAGGACGTCGAGGACCTCGTCGAGGACCTCGCGCAGGCGCTCGAGCCGCTCGCAGGCTGA
- a CDS encoding rhodanese-like domain-containing protein — protein MSAGGYAGDLTPQQAWELLEHDERALLVDVRTDGEWATIGVPDTSATGRPAAFVEWVDGTGRPNPAFVDELRASGLEPGDDRPVVFLCRSGVRSVGAAKLATAAGLGPAYNVLDGFEGGVGPDGQRGATGWRAAGLPWRQR, from the coding sequence ATGAGCGCCGGCGGCTACGCGGGTGACCTGACCCCGCAGCAGGCGTGGGAGCTGCTGGAGCACGACGAGCGCGCGCTGCTCGTCGACGTCCGCACCGACGGCGAGTGGGCGACGATCGGCGTCCCCGACACGTCCGCCACCGGGCGCCCGGCGGCGTTCGTCGAGTGGGTCGACGGCACCGGCCGGCCCAACCCGGCGTTCGTGGACGAGCTGCGCGCGAGCGGCCTCGAACCCGGCGACGACCGTCCCGTGGTGTTCCTGTGCCGCTCGGGCGTGCGCTCGGTCGGCGCCGCGAAGCTCGCCACCGCGGCCGGCCTGGGCCCCGCGTACAACGTGCTCGACGGCTTCGAGGGTGGCGTCGGCCCGGACGGGCAGCGCGGGGCGACCGGCTGGCGCGCCGCCGGGCTCCCCTGGCGGCAGCGGTGA
- a CDS encoding putative bifunctional diguanylate cyclase/phosphodiesterase, producing the protein MEGTSAPSSGRARRADGEVRTGSPAAGAWPVGTYVAVALALLLLATALGLGFAYQTNAQRAREHATDDLRADAEIAAWTVTQSVVSARAQVESLVAAPGLATLLDDPAGCVLPSAGASILAEVRVSLVTGAGDVACTSRPEQVPAEPGLHAGSDWLTRTLGTSTTQVVGGAQDPATGRPSIVVARAFAADDAGGRAAAVLFLDVGTVAADLGSILGLGTDAVVGIVDVGTGRVVSASGPDSGALLGAVVDPTRLSGETEAPDGVARLFASADVEPAGWRVYRGVEAASVVADARQTLSTFVVLGSLALLAIVALGWLAQRRVARPLRALTAAVTGARTAGTGAQVEVAGPAELRLLAQEFNALLDIRAGHEARLAHQATHDRLTGLPNKDLLRERLARALDPGSGSRVSVLCVGINRFQTISDSLGHDGADRVLVEASVRLSSALRPGDLLVREGGHDFMVLGRDLTVDGAVVLAQRLLAALAEPVGVGSAGIVLTAAIGIAPQDRDPAPERLLREADTAMGRARELGIDWAVFDASMQRRATRYLETEQALRRALTDDELVVYYQPLVEVASGRITGAEALVRWAHPTRGLVAPLEFVPVAEETGLISALGEVVLRGACEQAARWCADGHPLRISVNVSGAQLQDGAFVPLVADVLRATGLPADRLCLEVTESTLVRWATHGRESLDRLRATGVLLSVDDFGTGYSSLSYLQDLPMTELKIDRSFVARLARDTRDLHLVEAVLGMARALGLGVVAEGVESSDQHAILRRLGCDRAQGFHFAPPQTAAAFGRLLRDRDSRPDLERTHA; encoded by the coding sequence ATGGAGGGTACGAGCGCGCCCTCGTCCGGTCGCGCACGGCGGGCCGACGGGGAGGTCCGGACCGGCTCGCCCGCCGCGGGTGCCTGGCCGGTCGGCACCTACGTGGCCGTCGCGCTCGCGCTGCTGCTGCTCGCCACCGCGCTGGGCCTCGGGTTCGCCTACCAGACCAATGCCCAGCGGGCCCGCGAGCACGCGACCGACGACCTGCGCGCCGACGCGGAGATCGCCGCCTGGACGGTCACGCAGTCGGTCGTCTCGGCACGCGCCCAGGTCGAGTCGCTCGTCGCGGCGCCAGGCCTGGCCACGCTGCTCGACGACCCCGCCGGGTGCGTGCTGCCGTCCGCGGGCGCGTCGATCCTCGCCGAGGTGCGCGTGTCGCTCGTGACCGGCGCCGGTGACGTCGCGTGCACGTCGCGGCCCGAGCAGGTGCCCGCGGAGCCCGGCCTGCACGCCGGGAGCGACTGGCTCACGCGCACGCTCGGGACCTCGACGACGCAGGTCGTGGGGGGCGCGCAGGACCCGGCCACCGGGCGCCCCTCGATCGTGGTCGCGCGGGCGTTCGCGGCCGACGACGCCGGTGGGCGGGCCGCGGCGGTCCTGTTCCTCGACGTGGGGACCGTCGCCGCGGACCTCGGCTCGATCCTCGGGCTCGGCACCGACGCCGTCGTCGGGATCGTCGACGTCGGCACCGGGCGCGTCGTCTCCGCCTCCGGGCCCGACTCCGGGGCGCTCCTGGGTGCGGTCGTCGACCCGACGCGACTCTCCGGCGAGACCGAGGCGCCGGACGGTGTCGCGCGGCTGTTCGCCTCGGCGGACGTCGAGCCCGCGGGGTGGCGCGTGTACCGCGGCGTCGAGGCCGCGTCGGTCGTCGCCGACGCCAGGCAGACCCTCTCGACCTTCGTCGTCCTCGGCTCGCTCGCGCTGCTCGCCATCGTCGCCCTCGGCTGGCTCGCCCAGCGCCGGGTCGCGCGCCCGCTGCGCGCCCTCACCGCCGCGGTCACGGGCGCACGCACGGCCGGCACGGGCGCCCAGGTCGAGGTGGCCGGGCCGGCGGAGCTCCGGCTGCTCGCCCAGGAGTTCAACGCGCTCCTCGACATCCGCGCGGGCCACGAGGCACGCCTCGCGCACCAGGCCACGCACGACCGGCTCACCGGGCTGCCGAACAAGGACCTGCTGCGCGAGCGGCTCGCCCGCGCGCTCGATCCCGGGAGCGGCAGCCGGGTCTCGGTGCTGTGCGTGGGGATCAACCGCTTCCAGACGATCAGCGACAGCCTCGGGCACGACGGCGCCGACCGCGTGCTCGTGGAGGCGTCGGTGCGGCTGAGCTCGGCGCTGCGCCCCGGCGACCTGCTCGTGCGCGAGGGCGGGCACGACTTCATGGTGCTGGGCCGTGACCTGACCGTGGACGGCGCGGTGGTGCTCGCGCAGCGGCTGCTCGCGGCGCTCGCCGAGCCGGTCGGCGTCGGCAGCGCGGGCATCGTGCTGACGGCGGCGATCGGGATCGCGCCGCAGGACCGCGACCCGGCGCCCGAGCGGCTGCTGCGCGAGGCCGACACCGCGATGGGCCGCGCGCGGGAGCTCGGCATCGACTGGGCGGTGTTCGACGCGTCGATGCAGCGGCGCGCGACGCGCTACCTCGAGACCGAGCAGGCGCTGCGGCGCGCGCTCACCGACGACGAGCTCGTCGTGTACTACCAGCCCCTCGTCGAGGTGGCCTCGGGCCGGATCACCGGCGCGGAGGCGCTCGTGCGGTGGGCGCACCCGACGCGTGGGCTCGTCGCGCCGCTCGAGTTCGTGCCGGTCGCCGAGGAGACGGGCCTGATCTCGGCCCTCGGTGAGGTCGTGCTGCGGGGTGCGTGCGAGCAGGCCGCCCGGTGGTGCGCGGACGGCCACCCGCTGCGGATCTCGGTCAACGTCTCCGGCGCGCAGCTCCAGGACGGCGCCTTCGTGCCGCTGGTCGCGGACGTGCTGCGCGCGACCGGGCTGCCCGCGGACCGGCTGTGCCTCGAGGTCACCGAGTCGACCCTCGTCCGCTGGGCGACGCACGGGCGGGAGAGCCTCGACCGGCTGCGGGCGACGGGGGTGCTGCTCTCGGTCGACGACTTCGGGACGGGCTACTCGTCGCTGTCGTACCTGCAGGACCTGCCGATGACCGAGCTCAAGATCGACCGGTCCTTCGTCGCCCGCCTCGCGCGCGACACCCGCGACCTGCACCTCGTCGAGGCCGTGCTCGGCATGGCCCGGGCGCTGGGCCTCGGGGTCGTCGCGGAGGGCGTCGAGTCGTCCGACCAGCACGCGATCCTGCGCCGGCTCGGGTGCGACCGGGCGCAGGGGTTCCACTTCGCCCCGCCGCAGACGGCGGCGGCGTTCGGCCGGCTGCTGCGCGACCGGGACAGCCGGCCCGACCTCGAGCGGACGCACGCGTGA
- a CDS encoding DUF418 domain-containing protein: MTADRSDHAPTTAPPRPGTGTTTGVAGGSATPPGAWPAPAGPPGAAPAPTATVRSLAPDLARGMLLLFIASANVWGYLWTSAAEVSRYGLRPVGGSSLDLAVDGVVAFFVDDRSRPMFAILYGFGLATMAARLAARGADRRDVRRVIARRSRWLVVFGVAHAALLFAGDILAPYGVTGLIALAFLQRSRTVLLWWFAVSSVVATAGGAFVLTFLHEYWGTGEIPPSDYLASAVERLFGSLAITTIAALLLFFVPQVVLGILLARSGWLAQPWEHRQALGRVVVVALVVNLVGNLPFALAVAQVWTPADGAVGLVVELAHYLSGVVMGLGYVCLFAWVAAVLRDRPRRGVVSAVAAVGERSLTSYLLQSVMFAPLLSAWGLGLGGRIGTAQAAVLAVVVWLVTVLVAVAMHRAGRRGPFEVLLRRLTYGRGGAAASVGVPSERPVAPVRTPVP; the protein is encoded by the coding sequence ATGACCGCGGACCGCTCGGACCACGCACCCACGACGGCACCCCCACGACCCGGCACCGGGACGACGACGGGCGTGGCAGGCGGATCCGCGACGCCGCCCGGCGCCTGGCCCGCTCCGGCCGGACCTCCCGGCGCCGCGCCCGCACCGACGGCGACCGTGCGCTCGCTCGCCCCCGACCTCGCCCGCGGCATGCTCCTGCTCTTCATCGCCTCGGCGAACGTGTGGGGCTACCTGTGGACCAGCGCGGCCGAGGTGTCGCGGTACGGCCTGCGCCCCGTCGGCGGCTCGTCGCTCGACCTCGCGGTCGACGGCGTCGTGGCGTTCTTCGTCGACGACCGCTCTCGCCCGATGTTCGCGATCCTGTACGGCTTCGGGCTCGCGACGATGGCGGCCCGGCTCGCCGCCCGCGGGGCCGACCGGCGCGACGTGCGGCGCGTGATCGCCCGGCGCAGCCGCTGGCTCGTCGTCTTCGGCGTCGCGCACGCCGCCCTGCTGTTCGCGGGCGACATCCTCGCGCCCTACGGCGTCACCGGGCTGATCGCGCTCGCCTTCCTGCAGCGCTCGCGCACCGTGCTGCTCTGGTGGTTCGCGGTGTCGTCGGTGGTCGCGACCGCCGGTGGCGCGTTCGTCCTGACGTTCCTGCACGAGTACTGGGGCACGGGCGAGATCCCGCCGTCGGACTACCTCGCCTCCGCCGTCGAGCGCCTGTTCGGCTCGCTCGCGATCACCACGATCGCGGCGCTGCTGCTGTTCTTCGTCCCGCAGGTCGTCCTCGGGATCCTGCTCGCGCGCAGCGGGTGGCTCGCGCAGCCGTGGGAGCACCGGCAGGCGCTCGGGCGCGTCGTCGTCGTCGCCCTGGTGGTCAACCTCGTCGGGAACCTGCCGTTCGCGCTCGCCGTCGCGCAGGTGTGGACGCCCGCCGACGGCGCGGTCGGGCTCGTGGTCGAGCTCGCCCACTACCTGTCCGGCGTCGTGATGGGGCTCGGGTACGTGTGCCTGTTCGCGTGGGTGGCGGCGGTGCTGCGGGACCGTCCGCGGCGCGGGGTCGTGTCCGCGGTCGCGGCGGTGGGCGAGCGGTCGCTCACGTCCTACCTGCTGCAGTCGGTGATGTTCGCGCCGCTGCTGTCGGCGTGGGGTCTGGGTCTCGGTGGGCGGATCGGGACGGCCCAGGCGGCGGTGCTCGCGGTCGTGGTGTGGCTCGTGACGGTGCTGGTCGCCGTGGCGATGCACCGGGCCGGCCGCCGGGGACCGTTCGAGGTGCTGCTGCGGCGCCTGACGTACGGCCGCGGGGGTGCCGCCGCGTCGGTGGGCGTCCCGTCGGAGCGGCCCGTCGCGCCCGTGCGGACCCCGGTCCCCTGA
- the purQ gene encoding phosphoribosylformylglycinamidine synthase subunit PurQ, giving the protein MTRVGVVTFPGTLDDRDAARAVRLAGGEPVALWHADENLHEVDAVVLPGGFSYGDYLRAGAISRFAPVMGSVVDAANGGMPVLGICNGFQVLTEAHLLPGSMIKNDHLHFLCREQVLSVENAETSWTRDYAAGERITIPLKNQDGQYVADERTLDELEGEGRVVFRYEDVNPNGSRRGIAGISNAKGNVVGLMPHPEHAVEAGFGPDGPQGPRTGTDGLRFFTSVLHALVG; this is encoded by the coding sequence ATGACGCGCGTCGGGGTCGTGACCTTCCCGGGCACGCTCGACGACCGGGACGCCGCACGCGCGGTGCGCCTCGCCGGCGGGGAGCCCGTGGCGCTGTGGCACGCGGACGAGAACCTGCACGAGGTCGACGCGGTCGTCCTGCCGGGCGGCTTCTCGTACGGCGACTACCTGCGCGCGGGGGCGATCAGCCGCTTCGCGCCGGTCATGGGCTCGGTCGTCGACGCCGCGAACGGCGGGATGCCCGTGCTCGGCATCTGCAACGGCTTCCAGGTCCTCACCGAGGCGCACCTGCTGCCCGGCTCGATGATCAAGAACGACCACCTGCACTTCCTGTGCCGGGAGCAGGTCCTCAGCGTCGAGAACGCCGAGACGTCCTGGACGCGCGACTACGCCGCGGGCGAGCGCATCACGATCCCGCTCAAGAACCAGGACGGCCAGTACGTCGCCGACGAGCGGACGCTCGACGAGCTCGAGGGCGAGGGCCGCGTCGTCTTCCGCTACGAGGACGTCAACCCGAACGGCTCGCGCCGCGGCATCGCGGGCATCTCGAACGCGAAGGGCAACGTCGTCGGCCTCATGCCGCACCCCGAGCACGCGGTCGAGGCGGGCTTCGGCCCCGACGGCCCGCAGGGGCCGCGCACCGGCACCGACGGGCTGCGCTTCTTCACGTCCGTGCTCCACGCGCTGGTCGGATGA
- a CDS encoding DUF1737 domain-containing protein, translated as MSDAPDPTTGTGGTGEPGTGTPEPEPLRYRLLTGPDDRSFCERVSAALAEGYVLHGGPAATFDGTRVIVAQAVVLPDPVPTTGPVPVPRAQVLPA; from the coding sequence ATGAGCGACGCACCCGACCCGACGACCGGGACCGGCGGCACCGGCGAGCCCGGCACTGGCACCCCCGAGCCGGAGCCCCTGCGCTACCGGCTCCTGACCGGGCCCGACGACCGCTCGTTCTGCGAGCGCGTCAGCGCCGCGCTGGCCGAGGGCTACGTGCTGCACGGCGGCCCGGCCGCGACGTTCGACGGCACCCGGGTGATCGTCGCGCAGGCCGTCGTCCTGCCCGACCCGGTGCCCACCACCGGCCCGGTCCCCGTGCCGCGCGCCCAGGTGCTCCCCGCATGA
- a CDS encoding DUF418 domain-containing protein, which translates to MSHDEPTAVLTTRPSPPGTTAEEPAPAPRSLAPDLARGMLLLFIASANVWGYLWAADGAFDPVSYRPAGGSTLDHVVDGLVTFFVDNRSRPMFAILYGFGIATMASRLAARGADRRGVRRVLARRSGWLVAFGFLHAVLLFGGDILAAYGITGLVSLALLHRSRTALVRWFWASSVLATAVGVVLLLVVVQGDGEMAGAPTADYLASALQRAALSVVTMSASALALFFVPQVVLGILLARAGWLTRPWDHRQSLGRVFLAAAAVNLVFNLPYALAAARVWTPDRTTATVLEVVHNLSGVVMGLGYVCLFAWVAAVLRDRPRRGVVSAVAAVGERSLTSYLLQSVMFAPLLSAWGLGLGGRIGTAQAAVLAVVVWLVTVLVAVAMHRAGRRGPFEVLLRRLTYGRSRTDVAVPVRAAAHERERDVPLAPRG; encoded by the coding sequence ATGAGCCACGACGAGCCCACGGCCGTGCTGACCACCCGACCCTCGCCCCCGGGCACCACCGCCGAGGAGCCGGCTCCCGCCCCCCGGTCGCTGGCTCCCGACCTCGCGCGCGGCATGCTCCTGCTGTTCATCGCCTCGGCGAACGTCTGGGGCTACCTGTGGGCGGCGGACGGCGCGTTCGACCCGGTGAGCTACCGGCCCGCCGGTGGCTCGACGCTGGACCACGTGGTCGACGGGCTCGTGACCTTCTTCGTCGACAACCGGTCGCGGCCGATGTTCGCGATCCTCTACGGCTTCGGCATCGCGACGATGGCGTCCCGGCTCGCTGCGCGGGGTGCGGACCGGCGCGGCGTGCGGCGCGTCCTGGCCCGGCGCAGCGGCTGGCTCGTCGCGTTCGGCTTCCTGCACGCCGTCCTGCTTTTCGGCGGCGACATCCTCGCCGCCTACGGCATCACCGGGCTCGTCTCGCTCGCGCTGCTGCACCGCTCGCGCACGGCGCTCGTGCGCTGGTTCTGGGCGTCCTCGGTGCTCGCCACGGCCGTCGGGGTCGTGCTGCTCCTCGTCGTCGTGCAGGGCGACGGCGAGATGGCCGGCGCGCCCACGGCCGACTACCTCGCGTCGGCCCTCCAGCGCGCGGCGCTGTCCGTCGTCACGATGTCGGCGTCCGCGCTCGCGCTGTTCTTCGTGCCGCAGGTCGTCCTCGGGATCCTGCTCGCGCGTGCCGGCTGGCTCACGCGCCCGTGGGACCACCGGCAGTCGCTCGGCCGGGTGTTCCTCGCCGCGGCCGCCGTCAACCTCGTCTTCAACCTGCCCTACGCGCTCGCCGCGGCGCGCGTCTGGACGCCGGACCGGACCACGGCCACCGTGCTGGAGGTCGTGCACAACCTCTCGGGTGTCGTGATGGGGCTCGGGTACGTGTGCCTGTTCGCGTGGGTCGCGGCGGTGCTGCGGGACCGTCCGCGGCGCGGGGTCGTGTCCGCGGTCGCGGCGGTGGGCGAGCGGTCGCTCACGTCCTACCTGCTGCAGTCGGTGATGTTCGCGCCGCTGCTGTCGGCGTGGGGTCTGGGTCTCGGTGGGCGGATCGGGACCGCGCAGGCGGCGGTGCTCGCGGTCGTGGTGTGGCTCGTGACGGTGCTGGTCGCCGTGGCGATGCACCGGGCCGGCCGCCGGGGACCGTTCGAGGTGCTGCTGCGGCGCCTCACCTACGGCCGGAGCCGCACGGACGTCGCGGTCCCGGTGCGCGCCGCGGCGCACGAGCGGGAGCGCGACGTGCCCCTCGCGCCGCGCGGGTGA